Proteins from a single region of Hymenobacter aquaticus:
- a CDS encoding ABC transporter ATP-binding protein, with the protein MAVLKLDNLSKRYGGTTALKGLSLQVEEGSVYGLLGPNGSGKTTTLGLALGVLRADAGSVSWFGQPLSGQTKRRVGALLETPNFFPYLSARQNLLLAADVKHADPGTVATALDLAGLTARQHDPFRSFSLGMKQRLALASTLLGTPDVLVLDEPTNGLDPQGIAEVRELIQRLAGQGKTILIASHLLDEIEKVCTHVAVLQRGELRAAGPVSSILASSDRVVLRVEPDLSPASLLHALSQLPWVSDVRPETGGGHSAALAPGHSAAELNRALFASGVVLAGLEVRHRSLEAQFLELTK; encoded by the coding sequence ATGGCTGTTCTCAAGCTCGACAATCTTTCCAAGCGCTACGGCGGCACTACCGCCCTGAAGGGCCTGAGCCTGCAGGTGGAGGAAGGCAGCGTGTACGGTTTGCTGGGACCCAATGGCAGCGGCAAAACCACCACCCTGGGCCTGGCCCTGGGCGTGCTGCGGGCCGATGCCGGCTCGGTCAGCTGGTTTGGCCAGCCTTTGTCGGGCCAGACCAAGCGCCGCGTGGGCGCGTTGCTCGAAACGCCCAACTTCTTTCCCTACCTCTCGGCCCGCCAGAACCTGCTGCTGGCCGCCGACGTGAAGCACGCCGACCCCGGCACCGTGGCCACCGCCCTGGACCTGGCCGGCCTCACCGCCCGCCAGCACGACCCATTCCGCAGCTTTTCGCTGGGCATGAAGCAGCGCCTGGCCCTGGCCTCCACCCTGCTCGGCACCCCCGACGTGCTGGTGCTCGACGAGCCCACCAACGGCCTCGACCCCCAGGGCATTGCCGAAGTCCGGGAGCTGATTCAGCGCCTGGCCGGGCAGGGCAAAACCATCCTTATTGCCAGCCACCTGCTCGACGAAATCGAGAAGGTGTGCACCCACGTGGCCGTGCTGCAGCGCGGCGAGCTGCGCGCGGCCGGCCCGGTCAGCAGCATCCTGGCTTCTTCCGACCGGGTGGTGCTGCGCGTGGAGCCCGATCTGAGCCCGGCCTCCTTGCTGCACGCCCTGAGCCAGCTGCCCTGGGTGAGCGACGTGCGCCCCGAAACCGGGGGCGGCCACAGCGCCGCCCTGGCCCCCGGCCACTCGGCCGCCGAGCTAAACCGGGCCCTGTTCGCCAGCGGCGTGGTGCTGGCCGGCCTCGAAGTGCGCCACCGCAGCCTCGAAGCCCAATTCCTGGAACTCACGAAGTGA